From a region of the Candidatus Rhabdochlamydia porcellionis genome:
- a CDS encoding NAD-dependent epimerase/dehydratase family protein produces MSKPIILITGISGRIGSKVAEYFSQDYQIIGFDVAPPINPKLKFIKVDISSDESVLKGFEQLKKDHGDKIISVIHLAAYYSFAEPESEKYDQITVKGTQRLLKGLAHFQLEQFIFSSTMLIYKPTRPGVKITEDSPIAPSWGYPRSKTQTEYLIHELRKGFSSVNLRIAGVYDDKCHSIPLSNQMQRIFENQLEAHLFSGDIHCGSSFVHMNDLVEAISLCVKKRKELPEEINLLIGEDKTFSYDELQKKMASSLYKKEWKTWRVPKPIAKIGAWFQDHLPFMKPSFIKPWMIQIADDHYELDISKAKRFLGWEPKKCVDKTILQWAKELKKDPIIWYTENGLNIPNFLKKKRQ; encoded by the coding sequence ATGAGCAAGCCAATCATTCTAATTACAGGAATAAGTGGAAGAATAGGCTCGAAAGTAGCAGAGTATTTTTCTCAAGATTACCAAATCATTGGTTTTGATGTTGCTCCGCCTATAAATCCGAAACTGAAGTTTATTAAAGTAGATATTTCGTCTGACGAAAGTGTACTCAAAGGATTTGAGCAATTAAAAAAAGACCACGGAGATAAAATAATTTCGGTTATCCATCTTGCTGCTTACTATAGTTTTGCAGAGCCGGAGAGTGAAAAATACGATCAAATTACTGTAAAAGGTACTCAAAGACTTCTAAAAGGTTTAGCCCATTTCCAATTGGAGCAATTTATCTTTTCTTCGACAATGTTGATATACAAACCAACTCGACCAGGAGTTAAAATAACAGAAGATTCGCCTATAGCTCCTTCTTGGGGATATCCACGCTCTAAAACACAAACAGAGTATCTTATTCATGAATTGAGAAAAGGATTTAGTAGTGTTAATTTACGCATTGCAGGTGTTTACGATGATAAATGCCACTCTATCCCCTTATCTAATCAAATGCAGAGGATTTTTGAAAACCAATTAGAAGCTCATCTTTTTTCTGGTGATATTCATTGTGGGTCTAGCTTTGTACATATGAATGATTTAGTAGAAGCTATCAGCTTATGTGTAAAGAAACGTAAAGAGCTCCCAGAAGAGATTAATCTGCTAATTGGGGAAGATAAAACTTTTAGTTATGATGAGCTGCAGAAAAAAATGGCTTCTTCACTGTATAAAAAAGAATGGAAAACTTGGAGAGTTCCTAAACCAATTGCCAAAATAGGTGCTTGGTTTCAAGACCATCTGCCGTTTATGAAACCTTCTTTTATCAAACCTTGGATGATTCAAATTGCAGATGATCATTATGAATTAGACATCTCAAAAGCAAAAAGGTTCCTAGGTTGGGAGCCAAAAAAATGCGTGGATAAAACTATTTTGCAATGGGCTAAAGAATTAAAAAAAGATCCGATAATTTGGTATACAGAAAATGGGTTGAATATACCTAATTTTCTTAAGAAAAAGAGGCAATGA
- a CDS encoding citrate (Si)-synthase produces MSEDILFTITKEQLETGLRGFPVGYCTTSHVDPQKGLFYLGKPVTELSAWQPEEVIYLLYHGKESNKQELEKFSEMIKQRSCCSQQVITAIEVLPRQGHPMKLFCIALLLLGMHESTDNYVDDCLNMIAKVPHLAAAVINHHAGFGKTPNPRLDLGYMENFCYMLQVPDKREKELVSAMNLFNILHYDHGGGNLSTFVGKAVASGLEDMYGSICAAMCALEGPRHGRANQDCLEFVRGVLTELGEKATAKQVEELIRKRLVEKKLVFGFGHAVLRVEDPRATLQYDFVQKHYPEHPLVKIALLLRTEGSKVLLENPKISDPYPNVDAISGTMLTAAGFAYPEYYTVLFGLSRSIGIAMQIVYERTEARGGKGTPIVRPKYLYKSRA; encoded by the coding sequence ATGTCTGAGGATATATTATTTACTATTACAAAAGAGCAGTTAGAAACGGGTTTGCGTGGATTTCCTGTAGGCTATTGTACTACATCACATGTTGATCCTCAAAAAGGGTTGTTTTATTTAGGAAAGCCCGTTACAGAACTATCTGCATGGCAACCAGAGGAGGTCATCTATCTTCTCTATCATGGTAAAGAAAGTAACAAACAAGAATTAGAAAAGTTTTCTGAAATGATTAAACAACGTAGTTGTTGTTCTCAGCAAGTGATTACCGCTATTGAGGTGCTGCCTCGACAAGGGCATCCCATGAAACTTTTTTGTATAGCTCTATTATTATTAGGGATGCATGAATCTACAGATAACTATGTAGATGATTGTTTAAATATGATTGCTAAAGTCCCTCATCTAGCCGCAGCTGTGATTAATCATCACGCGGGGTTTGGTAAAACGCCTAATCCTAGATTGGATTTAGGCTATATGGAAAACTTTTGCTATATGCTCCAAGTTCCTGATAAAAGAGAAAAAGAACTTGTTTCTGCTATGAATTTATTCAACATTTTACACTACGACCATGGAGGGGGAAACCTATCCACTTTTGTAGGTAAAGCAGTAGCTTCTGGATTGGAGGATATGTACGGATCTATTTGTGCGGCCATGTGTGCTTTAGAAGGACCACGCCACGGAAGAGCCAATCAGGATTGTTTAGAGTTTGTCAGAGGTGTGCTTACCGAATTAGGAGAAAAGGCAACTGCTAAACAAGTAGAAGAATTGATTCGTAAACGTTTAGTAGAAAAAAAACTAGTGTTTGGATTTGGGCATGCAGTATTACGAGTAGAAGATCCGCGTGCTACCCTGCAATACGATTTTGTGCAAAAGCATTACCCAGAGCATCCTTTGGTAAAAATCGCTTTGCTTTTGCGCACAGAAGGATCTAAAGTATTATTGGAAAATCCTAAGATTTCTGATCCTTATCCTAATGTAGACGCTATTTCAGGAACTATGCTGACAGCAGCTGGATTTGCTTACCCTGAATATTATACTGTTTTGTTTGGGCTTTCTAGATCTATTGGGATCGCCATGCAAATTGTCTATGAACGCACCGAAGCTAGAGGCGGTAAAGGTACACCCATTGTGAGACCTAAATATCTATATAAATCAAGAGCCTAA
- a CDS encoding helix-turn-helix domain-containing protein, with product MTDHVFRDSQNLFSHLEADTSASTLLPSLEELIEKYRDLICEHVSRRIAFFFQQLICCFQTKLHFEIGHVVSQGSSAKKVILTDQNLASLEFERNAAHSSTLPCLLAYDLEEWKLHQAKKIKLPKGCIFLKGTDSYRLWNSTINMPRWVNMVDLQIDGTSRDQKLRYKTLQLINAAAQGEIDPEEGLELFIQLCIDQVKLSYKAVTQLMYRKILNLYKYELESTQVSFNHNRSIWLEALLSIRILDEPSRKIIYQIRYQAVRDAQLGQAELMRKIDLVKHKILSSYKKKPSYFEAAFRSLLIAETYTQRNRQRLEKMYNFSYFDFKARLSSTKLNIFDNTKIKLAEKYRPQIIALSAEIIHDMQELRKKEALQRSQTTKLLRHAKKWTQKQLAQELSVSQSTISRMENCHKLITLPIAEKLSLIFHVDAGLLMPHFFYD from the coding sequence TTGACAGACCATGTCTTTAGAGATTCTCAAAACCTCTTTTCTCATCTTGAAGCAGATACATCTGCTAGCACTTTGCTTCCTTCGCTAGAAGAGCTTATCGAAAAATACCGCGATCTTATTTGTGAACATGTATCGAGAAGAATTGCTTTTTTTTTTCAACAGCTTATTTGTTGTTTTCAAACCAAACTGCATTTTGAAATAGGACATGTAGTATCTCAAGGCTCTTCTGCTAAAAAAGTAATACTCACCGATCAGAATCTTGCAAGCTTGGAATTTGAACGCAATGCTGCTCATAGCAGTACCCTTCCTTGTTTGCTTGCATACGATTTAGAAGAATGGAAACTTCACCAAGCAAAAAAAATAAAACTCCCCAAAGGATGCATTTTTTTAAAAGGAACTGACTCTTATCGTCTTTGGAATTCTACAATCAATATGCCTCGTTGGGTAAACATGGTAGATCTACAAATCGATGGAACTTCTCGTGATCAAAAATTACGTTATAAAACCCTACAGTTGATTAATGCAGCAGCACAAGGAGAAATTGATCCAGAAGAAGGACTAGAGCTTTTTATTCAGCTCTGTATTGATCAAGTAAAGCTCAGCTACAAAGCAGTAACTCAGTTAATGTATCGAAAAATACTGAATTTATATAAATATGAGCTAGAATCTACCCAAGTGAGTTTCAACCACAATCGTTCTATATGGTTAGAAGCTCTTCTTAGCATTAGGATTTTAGACGAACCTTCTCGAAAAATTATCTATCAGATCCGATATCAGGCAGTTCGAGATGCACAATTAGGACAAGCAGAGCTTATGCGAAAAATAGATCTGGTTAAACATAAGATCTTATCTAGCTATAAAAAGAAACCCTCTTATTTTGAGGCTGCTTTTCGATCTCTTCTAATTGCAGAAACCTACACTCAACGAAATAGGCAGCGTTTAGAAAAAATGTATAATTTCTCTTATTTTGATTTTAAAGCAAGATTAAGTAGCACTAAGTTAAATATCTTCGATAATACAAAAATCAAATTAGCAGAAAAATATAGGCCGCAAATTATAGCTCTTAGTGCAGAAATCATTCATGACATGCAAGAACTTAGAAAAAAAGAAGCTTTGCAAAGAAGCCAAACCACCAAGCTATTAAGACATGCTAAGAAATGGACACAAAAACAACTCGCTCAAGAATTATCTGTAAGCCAATCAACAATTTCTCGAATGGAAAATTGCCATAAGTTGATTACTCTGCCCATAGCTGAAAAATTAAGTCTGATTTTTCATGTCGATGCAGGGCTTTTAATGCCTCATTTCTTCTACGATTAG
- a CDS encoding DMT family transporter, translating into MSVFFVALMYAAWSSVFSLGKLVLEHSPPLFLTASRMLFAAVLILSFLLITKRSSLKLSLRQFVSILLLAFFSIYLTNTLEFWGLQYLSAAKTCFIYSLSPFFAALFSYIHFNEKMNPRKWLGLFIGFIGFIPVLFTQTGSEELLNAFSFFSWPTLAIMGAALSSVYGWVLLRLMVKEQEITPLVANGTSMLFGGLFALIHSYLIEPGAPFPIAPLHFTSFIKGVALITVISNLICYNLYGMFLKKYTATFLTFVGLLSPIFASLNAWIFLGETPSWVIFLSTSIVSIGLWIVYRAELKQGYIISSKAPASN; encoded by the coding sequence ATGTCTGTATTTTTTGTTGCTTTGATGTACGCTGCTTGGTCAAGCGTTTTCTCTCTAGGAAAGCTTGTTTTAGAGCACTCTCCTCCTCTTTTTTTAACAGCCTCTCGCATGTTATTTGCAGCAGTACTCATCTTAAGTTTTTTGCTAATTACCAAAAGATCCTCATTAAAATTATCTTTAAGACAATTTGTCTCTATTTTGCTGCTTGCTTTCTTTAGCATCTATCTAACCAATACTTTAGAATTTTGGGGATTGCAATATCTTTCTGCTGCTAAAACTTGTTTTATCTATAGCCTCTCTCCGTTTTTTGCTGCGCTTTTTTCCTACATCCATTTCAATGAAAAAATGAATCCCCGCAAATGGCTAGGACTTTTTATTGGATTTATTGGCTTTATTCCTGTTTTATTCACACAAACAGGTTCTGAAGAGCTCTTAAATGCTTTTAGTTTCTTCTCCTGGCCTACACTTGCCATTATGGGAGCAGCATTAAGTTCCGTTTACGGATGGGTCCTTCTTCGGCTCATGGTAAAAGAACAAGAAATTACCCCCCTTGTCGCTAATGGAACAAGTATGCTCTTTGGAGGCTTATTTGCCCTGATCCATTCTTATCTAATAGAACCCGGGGCTCCTTTTCCCATTGCTCCTCTACATTTCACCTCTTTTATTAAAGGAGTTGCTCTCATCACCGTAATCTCAAACCTTATTTGCTACAACCTCTATGGTATGTTCTTAAAAAAATACACCGCTACATTTCTTACTTTCGTAGGACTGCTCAGTCCTATCTTTGCTTCTTTAAATGCTTGGATTTTCTTAGGAGAAACCCCTTCTTGGGTTATCTTCTTATCAACAAGCATTGTTTCTATAGGGCTTTGGATTGTCTATCGCGCAGAGCTTAAACAAGGTTATATCATTTCTTCTAAAGCACCTGCTAGTAATTAG
- a CDS encoding BTB/POZ domain-containing protein, protein MSFLGFIAPTVDYRNADCFLLNHAQEKPFVVDLASIPLKITQCLKSTIDVDIDYYLLRCRLQENIFLSRICAAYLEKNSTKLEKYLIGSSGIAGAREALFLLNLGYLAKNDFVVKAAWKNFCLNNHFEVLQAHNQSYAIDYLINKEEYSNQTLVVGDLEKPQKILVNREILVQKNRYFNRLFQSNFLEASETIIVLKDIGYTAKLQGINYEGFLCLLRCIIREKPMFP, encoded by the coding sequence TTGTCCTTTCTTGGTTTTATTGCTCCTACTGTTGATTATAGAAATGCAGATTGCTTTTTACTAAATCATGCACAAGAAAAGCCTTTTGTTGTTGATCTAGCATCTATTCCTTTAAAAATTACCCAATGCTTAAAATCTACAATAGACGTAGATATAGATTATTATCTATTGCGGTGTAGGTTGCAGGAAAATATTTTTTTATCTAGAATTTGCGCAGCTTATCTAGAAAAAAACTCAACTAAGCTTGAGAAATATTTAATAGGAAGCTCTGGAATAGCAGGTGCTAGAGAAGCCCTTTTTCTATTAAATCTAGGGTATTTAGCAAAAAATGATTTTGTTGTTAAGGCAGCTTGGAAAAATTTCTGTTTAAATAATCATTTTGAAGTTTTGCAAGCGCATAATCAATCTTATGCTATTGATTATCTTATTAATAAAGAAGAATATAGTAACCAAACTTTAGTTGTAGGTGATTTAGAAAAGCCACAGAAAATTTTAGTTAATAGAGAAATCTTAGTTCAAAAAAATCGTTATTTTAATAGACTTTTTCAGTCTAATTTTTTAGAAGCATCAGAAACTATTATTGTACTAAAAGATATAGGTTATACAGCAAAATTACAGGGTATTAACTATGAAGGGTTTTTATGCTTACTTCGCTGTATTATACGGGAAAAACCCATGTTCCCTTAG
- a CDS encoding malate dehydrogenase — protein MNKKIKRIAVTGAGGQIAYSLLFRIAAGEMLGLDQPVALHLLELHEFQKTAEGVAMELQDCAFPLLQEVRIESDPFKVFENVDYALLIGAKPRGPGMERKDLLAENGKIFVTQGKVLNEVANPKVLVFVVGNPCNTNCLIAMHHAPRIPKSQFFAMTALDQNRAQAILAIKANVGIADVSHVTIWGNHSATQVADFLHAKIGNKPLLEVIKDRKWCEKEFIPYVQKRGAEVIKARGKSSAASAAHAVICSIRSLMGLGEDWFSAALYSDANPYGIEKGLVFSFPCYRTEKGIIEIVPELSWDPFLEKAIKLSEKELKEERALIDHLL, from the coding sequence ATGAACAAAAAAATAAAAAGAATTGCAGTAACAGGAGCTGGGGGACAAATTGCTTATAGCTTGTTATTTCGGATTGCAGCGGGTGAGATGCTAGGGTTAGATCAACCGGTTGCTCTACATTTGTTAGAGCTGCATGAATTTCAAAAAACAGCAGAAGGCGTAGCTATGGAGTTGCAGGATTGTGCTTTTCCTTTGTTGCAAGAAGTTAGAATAGAATCCGATCCATTTAAAGTATTTGAAAACGTAGATTATGCGCTTTTAATTGGCGCTAAGCCGCGCGGACCTGGCATGGAAAGAAAAGATTTATTAGCAGAGAATGGAAAGATTTTCGTTACGCAAGGAAAGGTCTTAAATGAAGTAGCAAACCCTAAAGTGCTTGTTTTTGTTGTGGGAAACCCTTGTAACACCAATTGTCTAATTGCTATGCATCATGCTCCTAGAATCCCTAAAAGTCAGTTTTTTGCTATGACTGCCTTAGACCAAAACAGAGCGCAGGCCATTCTTGCCATTAAAGCGAATGTAGGAATTGCAGATGTTTCTCATGTAACGATTTGGGGAAATCACTCAGCAACACAGGTAGCTGATTTTTTGCACGCAAAAATTGGAAATAAACCTCTTTTAGAAGTAATTAAAGATCGCAAATGGTGTGAAAAAGAGTTTATTCCCTATGTACAGAAAAGAGGTGCTGAAGTCATAAAAGCTAGAGGAAAGTCCTCTGCTGCCTCAGCTGCTCATGCGGTTATTTGCTCTATAAGATCTTTAATGGGATTGGGTGAAGATTGGTTTTCTGCTGCTCTTTATTCTGATGCTAATCCTTATGGAATTGAAAAAGGATTGGTTTTTTCCTTTCCTTGCTATAGGACAGAAAAAGGGATAATAGAAATTGTGCCCGAATTATCTTGGGATCCTTTTTTAGAAAAGGCAATTAAACTGAGTGAAAAAGAGTTAAAAGAAGAAAGAGCGCTCATTGATCATTTACTTTAG
- a CDS encoding U-box domain-containing protein, with protein MVAQLLTYAQVISPRYEEDLTLDFLNHNDQTSAIDKIEEDTKQELAEFEAEYQRRRTIIENKGKARVARINLLYENTILVENNSHKNSYPAPKDFMALVEGQVGVINFIKDPAISGPAVKTVFTVIKVASYAYIVPAMKAKGIQLIKNYLSQVPVVGLTLSASLNMGLSIINLPNAFAKWAWDPTKYWVQSREVDCDGSLGDYIFNEDGTPEMYETSNRKHTKFFGIVISVAASPFIAQGIIDRINELRLLHLSNQDWARTFFCSYFKWKVKKLRDIEAQYSIPDIFQNDPILNQPKYKCAKSGQFLIIPFKTPSNRVFQYSVIEDWLLSHHTCPVTEENLQANQLSFDATTYDEIRYRLRSITR; from the coding sequence ATGGTTGCCCAACTTTTAACTTATGCACAAGTGATCTCACCTAGATATGAAGAAGATTTAACCCTCGATTTCTTAAATCATAATGATCAGACAAGTGCTATTGACAAGATAGAAGAAGATACAAAACAAGAGCTAGCAGAATTTGAAGCTGAATATCAAAGAAGAAGAACTATTATTGAAAACAAAGGAAAAGCTCGAGTAGCTCGGATAAATTTGCTATATGAGAATACAATTCTTGTTGAAAATAACTCTCATAAAAATAGCTACCCAGCTCCAAAAGACTTTATGGCACTTGTTGAAGGACAGGTAGGAGTAATCAACTTTATCAAAGATCCAGCAATTTCAGGGCCTGCGGTAAAAACAGTTTTTACTGTGATAAAAGTAGCTTCCTATGCGTACATTGTTCCTGCTATGAAGGCAAAAGGCATTCAATTGATTAAAAATTATCTAAGTCAAGTTCCTGTAGTAGGGCTCACTCTAAGCGCTTCTTTAAACATGGGTCTAAGCATTATCAATCTTCCAAATGCTTTTGCTAAATGGGCTTGGGATCCCACAAAATATTGGGTTCAGTCTCGTGAAGTAGATTGTGACGGTTCTCTTGGTGATTATATTTTTAATGAAGATGGAACTCCAGAAATGTACGAAACTTCTAATCGAAAGCACACTAAATTCTTTGGGATTGTTATATCTGTAGCAGCCAGTCCTTTTATCGCACAAGGCATAATAGATAGAATAAATGAATTAAGATTGCTTCATCTTTCAAATCAAGATTGGGCAAGAACTTTTTTTTGTTCTTATTTTAAGTGGAAAGTAAAAAAACTAAGGGATATAGAAGCTCAGTATAGCATACCGGATATATTTCAAAATGATCCTATTTTAAACCAGCCAAAATATAAGTGTGCTAAATCAGGTCAGTTTTTAATTATTCCCTTTAAAACACCTTCTAATAGAGTTTTTCAATATAGTGTGATTGAAGATTGGCTACTATCTCATCATACATGTCCGGTTACGGAAGAAAATTTGCAAGCTAATCAACTGTCTTTTGATGCAACAACTTATGATGAAATAAGGTATAGGCTTCGATCTATAACGAGATAG
- a CDS encoding BTB/POZ domain-containing protein has translation MNNIDLLFLVSELARSPIQEHHAILTSRTVWFGRIINYFKPQNEIDVHSTINKVQDFIKKDPSVLKQPAFIRDVIEFTNKLDTYTFSHFEINQNFENEKCLSFIFSFESYILTHISGNQTKNLEVMRSIQSRLVPNNVISYLISTNFSQNITLATACCSYIEKEETTGLVNLKEYLMKKPEKMLHLLNAGCLAKSNFVIKVVWEIIYLNKNFKIFKEDKKLTFALDYLVNKEEYSNQALIVGNVQNPRAVLVNREVLVQRNAYFNRLFRTDFAERSQPTIILKDQDRTIKLQSIDYEGFLYLLRYIYSGSVDVPLELCLSVSHLADIYLEPDLKKTCDEKKWNQAILGLKNMKLVGKFQSVNYEKFFYFIHHSYTGKTDVTSVIMLQGLNIEKLQGLNYTEILYLLHYIYTGEADIPLEFCLTVSRLADAYSEPDLKKICDKKKWNQATFTLRDKGLLGKFQEANYERFFYLVHEIYTGQVNISSITMLKEMNHIEKLQDINYKEILYLLHYLYTEDKDIPLELCLTVSRLADAYSEPDLKNACDQKMLQGL, from the coding sequence ATGAATAACATTGATCTATTATTTCTTGTATCCGAGTTAGCTCGCTCTCCTATACAAGAACATCATGCAATCCTTACAAGTAGAACAGTATGGTTTGGAAGAATCATTAACTACTTTAAACCACAAAATGAAATAGATGTTCATTCAACAATTAATAAAGTACAGGATTTCATTAAAAAAGATCCCTCTGTATTAAAACAGCCGGCATTTATTAGAGATGTCATAGAATTCACTAATAAGCTAGACACTTATACTTTTTCTCATTTTGAAATTAATCAAAATTTTGAAAATGAGAAATGCCTTTCTTTTATTTTCTCTTTTGAGAGTTATATTTTAACTCATATTTCTGGCAATCAAACTAAAAACTTAGAGGTGATGCGCTCAATTCAAAGTAGATTAGTTCCAAACAATGTTATTTCTTATTTAATAAGTACTAACTTTAGCCAAAATATCACTTTAGCAACTGCTTGTTGTTCTTACATTGAAAAAGAGGAAACGACTGGATTAGTAAATCTAAAAGAATATTTAATGAAAAAGCCTGAAAAAATGCTGCATCTATTAAATGCAGGATGTTTGGCTAAAAGTAATTTTGTTATTAAAGTAGTTTGGGAAATCATTTATCTGAATAAAAACTTTAAAATTTTTAAAGAGGATAAGAAATTAACATTTGCACTTGATTATCTTGTTAATAAAGAAGAGTATAGTAACCAAGCTTTAATTGTAGGCAATGTACAAAATCCTCGAGCGGTTTTAGTAAATAGAGAAGTTTTAGTACAAAGAAATGCTTACTTTAACAGGCTTTTTCGAACAGATTTTGCAGAAAGATCTCAGCCTACTATTATACTTAAAGACCAAGATCGTACAATAAAGTTACAGAGCATAGATTACGAAGGGTTCTTATATTTGCTTCGGTATATTTATTCTGGTAGTGTCGATGTACCTTTAGAGCTTTGTTTAAGCGTTAGCCATTTAGCAGACATCTATTTAGAACCAGATTTAAAGAAGACATGCGATGAAAAGAAATGGAATCAAGCTATTCTTGGGCTCAAAAATATGAAGCTGGTAGGAAAATTTCAAAGTGTTAATTACGAAAAGTTCTTTTATTTTATTCATCATAGTTATACAGGGAAAACAGATGTAACCTCTGTTATTATGCTCCAAGGTCTAAACATAGAGAAATTACAAGGGCTTAATTATACAGAAATACTATATCTGCTTCATTACATCTACACTGGGGAAGCCGACATTCCCTTAGAGTTCTGTTTAACGGTTAGTCGTTTAGCAGATGCATACTCAGAGCCTGATTTAAAAAAAATATGTGATAAAAAGAAATGGAATCAAGCTACTTTTACCCTCAGAGACAAGGGCCTGTTAGGAAAATTTCAGGAAGCTAACTATGAAAGGTTTTTTTATTTGGTTCATGAAATTTATACAGGGCAAGTCAATATATCTTCTATTACCATGCTCAAAGAAATGAATCATATAGAGAAATTACAGGATATCAATTACAAGGAAATCTTATATTTGCTTCATTATCTTTATACTGAAGATAAGGATATTCCCTTAGAGCTCTGTTTAACGGTTAGTCGTTTAGCAGATGCATATTCAGAACCGGATTTAAAAAATGCTTGTGATCAAAAAATGTTACAAGGATTATGA
- a CDS encoding vitamin K epoxide reductase family protein → MKKLFCFLSMALGIWLFANPLTFSYQDDLLMYNDLSIGLLITLFAIGFFYTKKKGFAWGITGLGIWLKLAPLAFWASQSLIYLNDTLIGSLAVVFGFQLAMSEISFENTNFYPKGWSFNPSSWTARVLTIALALVCWLFSRYMAAYQLGYIAYVWDPFFLDGTSKVLNSDVSHAFPISDAGLGAFGYTLEFLLGWQGGSKRWAKNPWLVCFFGFLVVPVSIISVLLIILQPVVVGAWCSLCLATACFMSIMILFTAPELVATLLLLKEAKHKHCFWQTFWHGIHIEEKKPKFFKQSFGITLPWNLLLLIIVGVWLIISSYYISNGFLINIHYILGPLIAFISLISCAEVFRSLRFLNLLFGAILLVVVWFHHEISLLLIFHNLFLGALICFLSFPKGKVLEKYGSWQRLIF, encoded by the coding sequence ATGAAAAAATTATTTTGTTTTCTTAGCATGGCTTTAGGAATTTGGTTATTTGCTAATCCTTTAACCTTTTCTTATCAAGACGACCTACTAATGTATAATGATCTTAGCATAGGGTTGCTTATTACATTATTTGCTATAGGGTTTTTTTATACTAAAAAAAAGGGATTTGCATGGGGTATAACAGGGCTTGGTATCTGGCTAAAATTGGCTCCTCTTGCATTTTGGGCTTCTCAGTCTCTTATTTATTTAAATGATACGCTAATTGGGTCTTTAGCAGTTGTTTTTGGTTTTCAATTAGCAATGTCTGAAATTTCTTTTGAAAATACAAACTTTTATCCCAAAGGGTGGTCTTTTAATCCTTCTTCTTGGACTGCAAGGGTTTTGACTATTGCTTTAGCTCTTGTGTGTTGGTTATTTTCACGATATATGGCGGCTTATCAACTAGGGTACATTGCTTATGTTTGGGATCCATTTTTTTTAGATGGAACAAGTAAAGTACTCAATTCTGATGTTTCCCATGCATTTCCTATTTCTGATGCTGGCTTAGGAGCTTTTGGATATACTTTAGAGTTTTTACTCGGATGGCAAGGCGGTAGTAAAAGATGGGCAAAAAACCCATGGCTTGTTTGCTTTTTTGGTTTTCTTGTCGTTCCTGTAAGTATTATTAGCGTTCTGTTAATTATTTTACAGCCTGTAGTTGTTGGTGCGTGGTGTAGTTTATGTTTAGCTACAGCTTGTTTTATGTCTATTATGATTTTATTTACAGCTCCAGAGCTAGTAGCTACTCTTTTGCTTTTAAAAGAAGCAAAACACAAGCATTGTTTTTGGCAAACCTTTTGGCATGGGATACATATAGAGGAAAAAAAACCCAAGTTTTTCAAGCAGTCCTTTGGGATCACATTGCCTTGGAATCTGCTTTTATTAATTATAGTAGGTGTTTGGTTAATTATTAGCTCCTATTATATAAGTAATGGTTTTTTAATTAACATACATTACATATTAGGACCTTTAATTGCTTTTATTTCTTTGATTTCCTGTGCAGAAGTATTTCGGTCCTTGCGCTTTTTGAATCTGCTATTTGGGGCTATTTTACTTGTTGTGGTTTGGTTTCATCACGAAATCTCCTTGTTACTTATCTTTCATAATCTTTTTTTAGGGGCTTTAATTTGCTTCTTATCTTTCCCAAAAGGAAAAGTTCTTGAAAAATATGGCTCTTGGCAACGTCTAATTTTTTAA